One region of Dryobates pubescens isolate bDryPub1 chromosome 20, bDryPub1.pri, whole genome shotgun sequence genomic DNA includes:
- the GMEB1 gene encoding glucocorticoid modulatory element-binding protein 1, which produces MANAEVSVPVGDVVVVPSDGNEGENPEDTKTQVILQLQPVQQGIYQEGSEAGAAVVAVEAHTLHKLEEGLDPSTIETNEEIEIAYPITCGESKAILLWKKFVCPGINVKCVKFNDQLISPKHFVHLAGKSTLKDWKRAIRLGGIMLRKMMDSGQIDFYQHDKVCTNTCRSTKFDLLISSARAPVPGQQSVVQTPTSADGSITQIALSEESMEEGIEWNSALTAAVTMATEEGMKKDTEEISEDTLMFWKGIADVGLMEEVVCNIQKEIEEVLRGVQQRLGQSPFQMTDAAVLNNVAHTFGLMDTVKKVLDNRKNQTEQGEEQFLYTLADLERQLEEQKKLAKDQKAKSQTIQNVVLMPVSTPKPPKRPRLQRPASATVLSPSTPIQQPQFTVISPIAIAPVGQQFSVGNIPVATISQGSSPVTVHTLPSGSQLFRYATVVSSSKTSSSDTVTLHPSSSLALLSSAAMQDSGALANVATVVNPVELVAMESGLTSTIQAVEGTSEDGQTIIEIDPAPDPEVDTDEAEGKAVILETELRTEEKVVGDVEDHQHQVHNVEIVVLED; this is translated from the exons ATGGCGAACGCCGAGGTGAGCGTCCCTGTGGGCGATGTGGTGGTTGTACCAAGTGACGGCAATGAAGGGGAGAACCCGGAGGATACCAAAACCCAAGTGATCTTGCAGCTCCAGCCGGTGCAGCAGGG GATTTACCAGGAGGGCTCGGAGGCCGGGGCTGCTGTGGTGGCTGTTGAGGCCCACACCCTGCACAAGCTGGAGGAAGGGCTGG ACCCCAGCACCATTGAAACGAACGAGGAGATCGAGATCGCCTATCCCATCACCTGTGGGGAGAGCAAAGccatcctgctctggaagaaGTTTGTCTGTCCAGGAATTAATGTCAAGTGTGTAAAG TTCAATGACCAACTGATCAGCCCCAAGCATTTTGTTCACCTGGCTGGGAAGTCTACCCTGAAGGACTGGAAGAGAGCCATTCGCCTGGGAGGAATCATGCTGAG GAAGATGATGGACTCAGGGCAAATCGACTTCTACCAGCACGACAAGGTCTGCACCAACACCTGCAGAAGCACCAAGTTTGATCTCCTcatcagcagtgccagggcaccGGTGCCAGGCCAGCAGAGCGTGGTGCAGACTCCTACATCTGCTGACG GGAGCATCACCCAGATCGCACTGTCAGAGGAGAGCATGGAGGAGGGCATCGAGTGGAACTCGGCCCTGACGGCTGCGgtcaccatggccactgaggAGGGCatgaagaaggacacagaggagATCTCAG AGGACACACTGATGTTCTGGAAAGGAATAGCTGATGTGGGGCTGATGGAAGAGGTGGTGTGCAACATCCAGAAGGAGATTGAAGAGGTCCTAAGAggtgtccagcagaggctgggtcaGTCTCCTTTCCAGATGACAG ATGCTGCAGTCTTGAACAACGTTGCCCACACTTTTGGCCTGATGGATACAGTCAAGAAGGTTCTGGACAACAGGAAAAACCAGACAGAGCAAGGAGAGGAGCAGTTTCTTTACACACTGGCAG ACCTGGAGCGGCAGCtggaagagcagaagaaacTGGCCAAGGACCAGAAGGCAAAGTCCCAAACCATCCAGAATGTGGTGCTGATGccagtcagcacccccaagccccccaaGCGCCCCCGCCTGCAGCGCCCAGCCTCCGCCACCGTCCTCAGCCCCTCCACCCCCATCCAGCAGCCGCAGTTCACTGTCATCTCCCCCATCGCCATCGCCCCTGTCGGGCAGCAGTTCTCTGTGGGCAACATCCCCGTGGCAACCATTAGCCAGGGCTCCAGCCCAGTGACTGTTCACACCTTGCCCTCTGGCTCCCAGCTGTTCCGGTATGCCACGGTGGTGTCCTCCTCCAAGACCAGCTCCTCCGACACCGTCACCCTGCACCcgtcctccagcctggcactgctgagctcgGCAGCCATGCAGGACAGCGGTGCCCTGGCAAATGTGGCCACCGTGGTCAACCCTGTGGAACTGGTGGCCATGGAGTCTGGCCTGACTTCCACCATCCAGGCTGTGGAGGGCACCTCAGAGGATGGGCAGACCATCATCGAGATCGACCCTGCGCCGGACCCCGAAGTGGACACGGACGAGGCAGAGGGCAAAGCTGTGATCCTGGAGACAGAGCTGAGGACTGAGGAGAAAGTGGTGGGGGATGTGGAGGACCATCAGCACCAGGTCCATAACGTGGAGATTGTGGTCTTGGAGGACTAG